The Filimonas lacunae genomic sequence TGGAATAGATGTTATACCACTTTTGCAATACCTGCGTCATGGTTTCGTCGCGATCTTTAAAATACTGGGTGTAGTAGTTGCTTAAAAACTCAAATGGGCAGCCTATAGTTACCAGTAGTTTTACTTTTTGCTGTATGCGTCTGCTAACAGTAGAGCCATAAGGGAACAATATGTCCATTCCTACTATAGTACCAAAGCTGTAAGTGTGTAAATGAATTTCGCTATCGGCATCTGTTTCGGCTATGTATTCTATAAGGCAATCCAGCGCACCGGTTATCTTTTGCCGTTTTTCGCCAATGCGCAGGTAGTAGTTGGCACAAACAAATTCAGTGGCCAATGCCGTCATTAAAGTGCGGTAGTTAGGTGCGAGCGTAAACACAAAAGTAGAAGCAGATATAATAACGGCTGATACGCGGGTTAGCCAGGTGGGTATATCCAGCAGGTGCGCGAATGAATTGCCTTTTTGTAGTTTGGCGGCTTCGGTAAGCATGCTTACGCAGGCAGGGATCAGTGACAGGCCAAACACAGAAATAAGCAGGAAAATGCAAAAGGCATAGAGGGATTGGATGCGCAGCCGCAGGTTGTAATTGCGCATTTCGCCCGGTACAAAAACACGCACCAGGGTTGTAGGCAGTACATTGATTACGGTTAAAAATACCAGCCACGATTTTTTGAGTACGTTACTGTTGGTAAAGTTTTCGGTAAGCAGGTTGGAATACTGGAAATCGTACATCACATATTCCGGTTTAGCGTTTTCGGGTGTGCCGGAATGAATGGTGACCTTGGTGGACCGGCAACCTTTCTGGTATTCGATGTTTTCTACTTTGGTAAAGAACCTGAGCGCCGGATCGGGTGCATTAAAGTTCATTTCATTCATCAGGCGTGTAGCATACTTAATCACGGATTCCTGGCGTAAAGACTCGCCCAGACCCGGAATGTAAATTCCTGTTTTCATAGCAAACTAATTAAGAGGTATGTAATTGGTTACAATCGTTATTGATCTGGGGAACTACAAAATACTCATTCCTGTTGGTTTTTACAATACCTGCCGGGTTAGTTTGCTTATATATTATTTATTCATAAGTGTTTCGTAGTCTAATCCCTTACGTAATGCCAGGCTTTTTAAGTCGTAATAGTAATTGAGTCCTGCAAGCCCGGTTCCGCTCGGGGCTGCCTGGGTTTCACCTATAATGCAGCCGTTATCCAATTGAAGGAAAGTGTCGCCGTGGCTAACCCGTGGATACCATATGATGTCTGTTATTTTCCTGTTTTTGATGTATCGGCGTGGTTTGTCGAATGTAATGACAGGAGTAGGAAGAGGTGGGGCGGTTTTAGCGGGGAAAAGCTTGTGCCAGAGGACGTGCAGGAATGTTGATTTTTGAACGGGCTGATGGTTTGGCGCTTTTACAGGTTGTATCATTTCATCGGTGATGTCGTAAATGACAGCTTCTGCTTTTGCTGGCAGGTGTGTTTTATGTAACTGGCTCCTATGTGTGTGAGGGAAGTGAATAACAGTATCGCCGTTCAGCTCTACGAAAATAGTAGCAGTATCTAATCCAAAATATTCGAGTTGAGTAATGGCGTGTATGCCATATATGTTAGTGATGGTTTTGCCGATTAAGTCGTGGGTTGTCATAACAGGTTATTGGGTTATAAAAAAGCCATCCTCAAATATAATGAAGATGGCTTTCTGGTATATGGTAGATACTAGCTGTTACGGAATTAAACCCCTGTTTTTCAACATGGGTTGTACATTGGGATCATGGCCGCGGAAATTGCGGAACATTACACCATAGTTCTCCGTATTGCCTTTAGACAGGATCATATCACGGAAGCGTTGACCGTTTTCGCGGGTTAAACCACCGTGTTCTTCAAACCAGGAATAGGCATCGTGTTCCAGCATGGAGGTCCAGGAGTAGGCGTAGTAACCGGCTGCGTAGCCATTGCTCCAGATGTGCAGGAAGTAGGAAGAACGGTAGCGTGGAGGAACCTGTGGTAAGTGCAGGTTGGTTTTATCCAGCGCGGTTGCTTCAAATTTGTCTACATCTGTAACTGCAGTGCCGGCAGTGATAGTATGCCATTGCATATCCAGTTCTGCTGCGGCCAGAGCTTCGGTTAAAGCATAACCCTGGTTAAAGCCGGCGGCCTTTTTAATCTTATCTTTTAAAGGCTGTGGCATAGCCGCGCCTGTTTGATAATGCACTGCATAGTGGTTGAATACTTTAGGATCAGATGCCCAATGCTCGTTAAACTGCGAAGGGAACTCAACATAGTCACGAGCTACACTGGTACCACTCAGGCTTACATATTTCTGGTTGGCAAAGAAGCCGTGCAGGGCGTGACCAAACTCATGGAACATAGTGGTTACATCATCAAAGCTGATGAGGGCTGGCTGTCCTGCTGCGGGTTTGGTAAAGTTGCACACGTTGTAAATAACGGGTTTGCTGCCCATCAGGTGCGATTGCTCTACCAGGTTGCTCATCCAGGCGCCGCCGTTTTTGTTGTCGCGTTTAAAGTAATCGCAGTAGAACAAACCTATCTGGCTGCCGTCTTTGTCCAATACATCAAATACGCGTACATCTTCCTGGTAAACAGGCAGGTCTTTACGCTCTTTAAAGCTAAGGCCATACAATTCGCTGGCGGCATAGAATACGCCGTTTTGCAGTACTTTATCTAATTCAAAATAAGGCTTGATTTCATTTTCATCCAGGTCGTACTTGGCTTTACGTACCTGTTCTGCATAGTAGTCCCAATCCCACGGAGCCAGTGTGAAGCCGCCTTTTTGCTGATCTATAACGGCCTGTATTTCTGCTGCTTCCTGTTTGGATTTGGCAGTGGCGGCAGTAGTAAGATTGGCTAAGAAAGCAGTGACTGCTTTGGGCGTTTGTGCCATCTGGTCGTTCAGTTTCCAATCGGCATACGTGGCAAAGCCTAACAGTTTGGCCTGTTGTGCGCGTATTTCGGCCAGGCGAATGATCACCTTGCGGGTATCGTTAGAGTCGCTTTTCTCGGCCCTGTTCCAGGATGCTTCGAATAACTTCTGGCGGGTGGCACGGTTGGTTAAAAACTGCAGGTTGGGCTGCTGGGTGGTGTTTTGTAAAGAAAGCACCCATTTGTCGGCACCTTTATGGGCGGTGTCTTTAGCGGCGTCCAGTGTGCCTTGTGGCAGGCCGGCCAGTTCTTCTTTATTGCTTACTACCAGACTGCCATCTTTGGCTGCAGCCATTAACTGGTTGGTGAACTTAGCGGCTAAGGTGGCTTCTTCCTGGTTAAATGCCTTCAGCTTTTCTTTGTCGGCTTCGGCCAGTTTAGCGCCGGCCAGTTCAAACTTCTGATAGTAATATTCTACCAGTCTTTTTGATTCAGCATCCAGTTGCAGCGAATCGCGTTTAGCATAAATAGCGGCAACGCGGTTAAATAATTTGGTGTTGAGGTAAATAGCATCTGCGCTGGCGGCCAGTTTAGGGGCTATGTCTTCCTGTAACTGTTGCAGCAACGGGTTGGTGTTGGCACCGGTAAGCAGGTTGAATACATGGTTTACCCGGCTTAGCAGCTGCCCGCTTTTTTCTAATGCCACCAGGGTGTTTTCAAAATCGGGGGCGGCCGTGTTATCGGCTATCTGCTGCACTTCGGCCAGCTGTTGTTTAATGCCTTCTTCCAGGGCCGGTTTAAAATCGCTGTCTTTGATTTTGCTGAAATCGGGTGTACCAAAAGGCAGTTTGCTGGCTGTATAAAATGGATTGCCGGTTGCGGTGCTATCGCTGCTGCCATTGGCAGTAGACGTGCCACCGCCGCACGAGCTGGCTACTGTCATAAATACAATAGCGGGTAAATAAGTTAAACGCTTCATATCAATGTGTATATTTTAGCAGTATCCTGTTACGGATGTTGCATTTTTAGGCCCTTAAGGTAAGGATATATCCTGTTTATTACGATGAGGTGAGAATTGAGTATATGTGTAACGTAATTTTTTGCGTCGAATCGCAGTATTTTGTAAATACATTTCTCTATATTGTTAGTATAATTATGACCCCTAACCACGTTACCGTTCACTCCGATGGAATATGTATTTACCTCGTTATTGAGGTTAGAAATGCCCTGCTGCCTAAGATATTCTTATTGCTCTGTAATGCGCTGGCGCTGGGTGCTATTATAACCGTATGTGTGATGGGAGTGGCCATTGTTGGCCTGGTGGCGTTGTTGCTGGAAATGGTGCTGCTGAAATATACTTTATGGAATTTTTTTGGCCGGGAGCTGGTTACGGTAAATACCCGTGTACTCACTTACCAGCACGATTACGGGCTGTTTAAAACCAAGCTGGTTACCCATAAAGTAAACCGTATGCTGCATTGCCAGGCTTTTTCTACTATTAAAGAAAAAGAAGGCACCTGGCAGTACCTGCAATTTGGCAGCTACGACGAAAACGATTTGCCCAGCCTTTTATACCAGGTATCGCTTCCGGTGGAGGAGAAGGATACTTTGCTGATTCAGCAGCTGATTGACAAGCTGTATGTTACCCGGCTGGCAGAAGAGCAAATGATATCTGTATTGCATTTGAACTGATCATAGTTCTTTTTTCGTGAACACTTTGTTTTTAAACTGCTTCCATAGCTGTGTATAGCTTTGGTGGTGGTTGTTGTCGATGGTATGCTGCCCGGTTGCTTCTTTAGTGGTGCGTGATGCGGCAAAGAACTGATCAATAGAAGCCTTATCGGCTTCGGTGGCGCTGGTTGCATAATGTTGTTGTAAAGCTTTTTCGCGTTCGGCTGCCAGTTCGGCTTTATACATGCCCAATGCGGTTTGCTGTGCTATCCTTTCTTCATATTCTCCTTTAGGTAATAATAGCTTGCTGAGTACCGGCATTACCTCAATTAAGGTAATGATCAATATCACCAACCGGTAACGTGTTTGCAGTGGCGGATGTTCGCTGATTAAATCGTTCAGGGCTTCTACCTGTGTCAAAAAACCATCAGTAAGTGTGGCTGCATACTCTGTTTCTTTCCGTTGGTTTTCGGTGGTGATAGACCGCAGTGAATCCTGTGCAGCAGATAGCTGTGGCTTTAGCTCCTGCTGCAGTTGGTTAAAGCCGGCTGCTGTTTTCTCATACTCATTCCTTTTCACACGTGCTACAGCTGCTTCTCCTATTTTGCCCGAGCCGCCGGTGCCATCGGTTTCTTTAATATAGCTATCCTTATAATACTGTACCTGCTCTTCACTGGCCTGTAGTCTTTTTTGTATGTTGGTGATCTCAGCCTGGTAGCGGGCTACCAAGGGGGCATTGAGTTCGGTTAGTTTTTGACGGTAAGTCTGTAGCTTCTTTTCTTTATTCAGGGCTATTTGTGTATTAATATCTTTTTTGAACAACATTAATATAATAGGCTGCGATAGAAACATGCCAATGGTGATGGCCAGCGCCAGGCGAAACACTACGGGTAGCCAACCCGTGCGTTGCCCGTTTTTACCCATAGCGGCAATGAGGTTACGGTCAATGGCCAGTACGGCAAAACCGAAAAACAGAGACAGCAAGGCTATCAGCCAGTCGTCACTGATAACGGTAGAGAAAAAATAGCCCCATGCCAGGGTGGCAAACAGCCAGGTTACCAGCACCGATACACCTATGATACGGTAACGTTCTTTTTCGGGGCCACACTCTTTTATCGTGTCTGTGTCTACGGTGGCCAGCCACCATAAAAAGCGGGAAAAGCTATCCGGTTCGTCCTGTTTTACAGGCGCTTCTGCAGTTTTTTTTATTGTGTCCATAACGGGGAGAATTTGTGGCTTAGAATGGAGATACTAAGTTACCGGTAATGTTTGGGTGGGGGCTTACCGCTTATCCCCGCATACTGCCGGGTGTTTAGAAAAATGACGGCAGCGCAGGACCTGCCGTTTTTCTGTTGTGCAGGAGAATAGTAATTTTACCGTATGGCAGAAGATTTAAAAGTAGCTACAGGAGAGAAAGCGGAACAGTATCGCGAACTGATACCACAGATTAAGGGCGTGATAACCGGCGAGCCTGACCTGGTGGCCAACCTGGCGAATGTAGTGGCCGCTTTAAAAGAGCAGTTTAAATGGTTTTGGGTAGGATTTTACCTGGTAAAAGATAAGGAGCTGGTTCTGGCACCCTTTCAGGGGCCTATTGCGTGTACACGTATTGCTTTTGGACGTGGTGTGTGTGGTGCGGCATGGAAAGAAGCTAAAACGCTGATTGTGCCGGATGTAGAAAAATTTCCGGGACATATTGCCTGTAGCAGTCTTTCGCGGTCGGAAATAGTGGTGCCCATTATCCGCAACGGTGACGTGATAGGTGTGTTGGATGTAGACAGCGAACAGCTGGATCATTTTGATACTACCGACCAGCAATACCTGGAAGAAATTATAGCTGCTATTGAGTTTTAAGCAGTTGGGGCATTTATTGCCCCCATGCCGTAATCACAAGATTTCTTTCTCCGCCCTCATTGCGGTGTTCGCATAAATAAATGCCTTGCCAGGTGCCCAGTGCTAACCTGCCATTGCGCACCGGAATGGTAACAGCGCTGCCCAACAGGGCGGCTTTTAAATGCGCAGGCATATCATCCGGCCCTTCATCGGTGTGCAGGTATTGCGGGTCGTTTTCTCGCACCGTTTTGTTGAAGAACATTTCAAAATCTTTTCTTACCGTAGGATCGGCATTTTCATTGATGGTGAGCGCTGCAGAGGTATGCTGAATAAATACCTGGCACATGCCTTCCTTTAATTCCCGTAATTGTGGTAATGCCTGCACTACTTCCTGTGTAATCAAGTGAAATCCGCGTTTTCTTTCCTGCAGGCGAATGGCTTGTTGGTATAGTTTCATGTACTGCCTTTTTACAGCACAATACTACGTTTTAAATGGAAAACGGTTAAGGGTGTTGCGCTGCTATGGGCAATAAAAAACCGTCTCATGTTATATGAGACGGTTGTGTTTATAAGGCGCCAGCCGTGGTTGCTTTGGCTGCAATAGCAGCCGGAACCGGCTGGTAGCACAGGAAGGTAATAGATGCGGAAGCCCGGCCGCTGGACAGCGTGCGAAGTGTGGTAACATAACCAAACAACTCGCTAAGCGGAACGGTGGCTTTTATGATCTGCATGTTGTTTTTAGCTTCCATGCCTTTGATAATGCCCCTGCGCCTGTTAAGATCACCGGTGAGAGTACCTGTATACTCTTCCGGAGTGTTCACTTCCACGCTCATGCAAGGTTCCAGCAACCTGGGGGCTGCTTTGGCGGCTGCATGGCGGAAGCCCAGTATAGCGGCCTGTTCAAAATCAAGCGCATGTGAGTCGTTGTCGTGAATGCTGCCATCCAGTAAGCGCACACGCATGCTTTGCAACGGATATCCTGCCAGTACACCTGACTGCATGGCTTCTTCAAATCCTTTCTTTACAGAAGGAATGAATTCTTTAGGGATAGCGCCACCTTTGATTTCATTCACAAACTCAAGCCCCGGCTGTTCATCTTCCCGTGGTGACAGCTCAAAGCTGATGTCGGCAAAATTGCCGGAACCGCCATTCTGCTTTTTGTACACCTCTTTATGCGCTACTGCCTGGGTAAACGTTTCCTTATAGGCAATTTGCGGAGCGCCCTTGCGTATGGATAGCTGGTATTGTGTAGCCAGTTTTTCCAATACAACTTCCAGGTGCAGCTCGCCCATGCCTTTGAGTATGGTTTGACCCGATGCGGTATCCGCTTCTACACGCAGGGTAGGATCTTCCTCAGTCAGTCTGGCTAAGGCTTCCCCCAGTTTACCTGCTTCTTTTGCAGTAGCTGCTTCAATGGCATACCCGATCATAGGTTCGGGGAAGCTGATCTTTTCCAGCAACACCGGATGTTCAGCGCCTGATAAGGTATCGCCTGTGCGTACCTCTTTCATACCTACTATCGCACCTATGTCACCTGCCGCAATCTGGTCGGTAGCTACCTGTTTGTTAGACATAATACGCAGCAGGCGGCTGATGCGTACCTTTTTACTGGTACGACTGTTCCATACCATATCACCTGTTTGCAGTGTGCCTGCATATACGCGCACCATAGTAAGCTTACCGGCATAGTCATCCACGGTTATTTTAAACGCCAATGCTGCCAACGCTGCTTGTTCGGTAGTAGCTATCTGAACCACCTGCTCAGTGGCTATATCTGTTCCGCTCACCTGTGTGATATCGGCAGGGGAAGGAAGATATAGCACGGCTGCATCCAGTAAGGGTTGCACGCCTTTGTTTTTATAAGCTGCACCTGCTAACACGGGCACTACCTGCATTTGAAGCGTTGCCTTGCGCAATGCCTGCTGTATAAGCGATGCGGTGATGGCTTCCGGGTTACTGGTCCAGGCTTCGAACAACGTTTCGTCATATACACAAAGCTCGTCCAGCAACAACGTGCGGGCTTCCATTGCAGCAGCTTGCATTTGTTCCGGAATGGAAGTGATAGTGTATTGCTTACCATCATCCCCCGTCCATATCATCGCCTGCATGTGAATAAGATCAACCACGCCGGTGAAGTCGTCTTCTGCACCTATAGGCAGTTGAATAGGTAAAGCATTGGCTTGCAATACCTGTTTTATTTCCTGCACCACACGGTGAAAATCCGCACCCTGCCGGTCCATTTTATTGATCATCACAATACGGGGCACCTGGTAGCGGTTGGCCTGGTGCCATACTGTTTCTGACTGTGGCTGCACGCCCGACTTAGCGCAGAATACAGCTACAGCGCCATCCAGCACACGTAACGAACGTTCTACTTCGGCAGTGAAATCGACGTGGCCGGGAGTGTCTATAATATTTACCTGGTAAGTGTCGCCAGCCTGTTGCCAATAGGTAGTAATAGCGGCAGACGAAATAGTGATGCCGCGCTTTTCTTCCTGCGGATCGCTATCCATTACCGTGTTGCCTTCATCTACACTGCCCAGTTTGTGGGTAATGCCGGTGTAGTACAGCATGCGTTCGGTAACGGTGGTTTTACCTGCATCTACGTGAGCCATGATTCCTATATTTCTAACAGAGGATAAACGTTTCATAATTGATTTTTTATAAGTAATAAAAAAGCCTTTCGTCGGGTAACGAAAGGCTTACTGCTATGGGCACTATGCACTAACATTACCGGACATGCCGTGTAAATACTTTTAAAATTGTTTTTAGTACCAGTGCCATTTTGCGGTAGGTGTTAAGATGTAATAAATAATAAAGTAGTGATGCGGTTAGGCGGGGAGACAAATAAAAAACCTCTTCACAGGGAAGAGGTAGCTGAATAATTTTCAGTGTATACTATAGTATTAGTAACCTCTTCTGAAGAGGAAGCTGTTTGCCTCCCCGTCTTGAATAAAGACAATGCAGGTGCTTGCAATTACTGCCCGGATGGTAGTAGCTGCATGAAACGCTGATTGATATGTGAAGCTGTTACGCACTTTTGATTGAGTTACGGGCGCAAATGTATAAAAAGAAGTTAAATAAGTTAAAGAAATGTGATAAAAGTTTTTGGTGGCCTGTATAGGTGTGGAAGTGTTGGCAACGTGTACAGTGTATAGAGCAGGCTCTGAATATAAAGGGAATAACTTTTGTAATAAGTTGCTATGGAAAACACTATCAAATGTATTTAACCCTGTATTTTCACGAAATCAATTCTACTGTTACAATGAAATTACATGCTCGCTTTCAATGGGTTATTGTTGCTTTTGCCGGAATGTTACACTGGGGCTGTTCGCACAATCCTTATGCAGCCACTAACAGCAATTATAAAACCCAGGTGAAGGCGCTAACCGCTACTGTACGTGACACACCTGCGCCGGATTCGGCACAGCCACCTGCTTACTGGGTGGGCACTGTTAACTTTAATCTGCGCAAGCCTAATTATGTAATTATACATCACACCGCCCAGGAGTCGTGCGAGAAAACGTTACAAACCTTTACCCTGGCTAAAAGCCAGGTGAGCGCCCATTATGTGATTTGTAAAGATGGCATGGTGCATCATATGCTGGACGATTATTTGCGGGCCTGGCATGCCGGTGTGGCGCAATGGGGTGGCAATACAGATATAAACAGCAGCAGTGTGGGGATTGAGATTGACAATAACGGAAAAGACAGCTTTACGGTGGCCCAGATAAATAGTTTGCTGCGTTTGCTGGGGCGTTTAAAGCGGGATTACAATATTCCTACCGCTCATTTTATTGGGCACGCCGATATTGCGCCGGGCCGGAAAGTAGATCCCAGCGGATTATTTCCCTGGCAGCAACTGGCTCAAAACGGTTACGGTTACTGGTATGATACCACTGCCGTGCAGGTGCCGGAAAGCTTCAATGCCTTGCAGGCACTGCGTATTATAGGGTATAATGTGAAGGATAGCGTGGCTGCGGTGCGTGCTTTTAAGCTGCATTTTGCCCCTGCCGACTCCACAGCGGTTATTTCGGACGAAAACAGGAAGATGATTTTTGACCTGGTACGGAAGTACGAATAAAGGTATTATGCGTAATTTCGGGCCTTAAATCAGGGGCATGTACGAGATTTGTTGTATTGGACATATTACATTAGACAAGGTAGTTACGGTTAAATCAGTAGTTCATATGGCGGGGGGAACCTCTTTTTATTTCTCCAACGCTATCAGGAACATGGATGTAAAGTATTCTTTGGTAACTGCGCTGGCCGAGGCGCAGATGAAAGAAGTGGAGATTTTACGGGGAAATGGTATTGAGGTAAAAGTATTTCCCAGCACCCACACCGTTTATTTCGAGAACAAATATTCCG encodes the following:
- a CDS encoding DUF4407 domain-containing protein, yielding MDTIKKTAEAPVKQDEPDSFSRFLWWLATVDTDTIKECGPEKERYRIIGVSVLVTWLFATLAWGYFFSTVISDDWLIALLSLFFGFAVLAIDRNLIAAMGKNGQRTGWLPVVFRLALAITIGMFLSQPIILMLFKKDINTQIALNKEKKLQTYRQKLTELNAPLVARYQAEITNIQKRLQASEEQVQYYKDSYIKETDGTGGSGKIGEAAVARVKRNEYEKTAAGFNQLQQELKPQLSAAQDSLRSITTENQRKETEYAATLTDGFLTQVEALNDLISEHPPLQTRYRLVILIITLIEVMPVLSKLLLPKGEYEERIAQQTALGMYKAELAAEREKALQQHYATSATEADKASIDQFFAASRTTKEATGQHTIDNNHHQSYTQLWKQFKNKVFTKKEL
- a CDS encoding N-acetylmuramoyl-L-alanine amidase; this translates as MKLHARFQWVIVAFAGMLHWGCSHNPYAATNSNYKTQVKALTATVRDTPAPDSAQPPAYWVGTVNFNLRKPNYVIIHHTAQESCEKTLQTFTLAKSQVSAHYVICKDGMVHHMLDDYLRAWHAGVAQWGGNTDINSSSVGIEIDNNGKDSFTVAQINSLLRLLGRLKRDYNIPTAHFIGHADIAPGRKVDPSGLFPWQQLAQNGYGYWYDTTAVQVPESFNALQALRIIGYNVKDSVAAVRAFKLHFAPADSTAVISDENRKMIFDLVRKYE
- a CDS encoding GAF domain-containing protein translates to MAEDLKVATGEKAEQYRELIPQIKGVITGEPDLVANLANVVAALKEQFKWFWVGFYLVKDKELVLAPFQGPIACTRIAFGRGVCGAAWKEAKTLIVPDVEKFPGHIACSSLSRSEIVVPIIRNGDVIGVLDVDSEQLDHFDTTDQQYLEEIIAAIEF
- the fusA gene encoding elongation factor G: MKRLSSVRNIGIMAHVDAGKTTVTERMLYYTGITHKLGSVDEGNTVMDSDPQEEKRGITISSAAITTYWQQAGDTYQVNIIDTPGHVDFTAEVERSLRVLDGAVAVFCAKSGVQPQSETVWHQANRYQVPRIVMINKMDRQGADFHRVVQEIKQVLQANALPIQLPIGAEDDFTGVVDLIHMQAMIWTGDDGKQYTITSIPEQMQAAAMEARTLLLDELCVYDETLFEAWTSNPEAITASLIQQALRKATLQMQVVPVLAGAAYKNKGVQPLLDAAVLYLPSPADITQVSGTDIATEQVVQIATTEQAALAALAFKITVDDYAGKLTMVRVYAGTLQTGDMVWNSRTSKKVRISRLLRIMSNKQVATDQIAAGDIGAIVGMKEVRTGDTLSGAEHPVLLEKISFPEPMIGYAIEAATAKEAGKLGEALARLTEEDPTLRVEADTASGQTILKGMGELHLEVVLEKLATQYQLSIRKGAPQIAYKETFTQAVAHKEVYKKQNGGSGNFADISFELSPREDEQPGLEFVNEIKGGAIPKEFIPSVKKGFEEAMQSGVLAGYPLQSMRVRLLDGSIHDNDSHALDFEQAAILGFRHAAAKAAPRLLEPCMSVEVNTPEEYTGTLTGDLNRRRGIIKGMEAKNNMQIIKATVPLSELFGYVTTLRTLSSGRASASITFLCYQPVPAAIAAKATTAGAL
- the dcp gene encoding peptidyl-dipeptidase Dcp, with translation MKRLTYLPAIVFMTVASSCGGGTSTANGSSDSTATGNPFYTASKLPFGTPDFSKIKDSDFKPALEEGIKQQLAEVQQIADNTAAPDFENTLVALEKSGQLLSRVNHVFNLLTGANTNPLLQQLQEDIAPKLAASADAIYLNTKLFNRVAAIYAKRDSLQLDAESKRLVEYYYQKFELAGAKLAEADKEKLKAFNQEEATLAAKFTNQLMAAAKDGSLVVSNKEELAGLPQGTLDAAKDTAHKGADKWVLSLQNTTQQPNLQFLTNRATRQKLFEASWNRAEKSDSNDTRKVIIRLAEIRAQQAKLLGFATYADWKLNDQMAQTPKAVTAFLANLTTAATAKSKQEAAEIQAVIDQQKGGFTLAPWDWDYYAEQVRKAKYDLDENEIKPYFELDKVLQNGVFYAASELYGLSFKERKDLPVYQEDVRVFDVLDKDGSQIGLFYCDYFKRDNKNGGAWMSNLVEQSHLMGSKPVIYNVCNFTKPAAGQPALISFDDVTTMFHEFGHALHGFFANQKYVSLSGTSVARDYVEFPSQFNEHWASDPKVFNHYAVHYQTGAAMPQPLKDKIKKAAGFNQGYALTEALAAAELDMQWHTITAGTAVTDVDKFEATALDKTNLHLPQVPPRYRSSYFLHIWSNGYAAGYYAYSWTSMLEHDAYSWFEEHGGLTRENGQRFRDMILSKGNTENYGVMFRNFRGHDPNVQPMLKNRGLIP
- a CDS encoding secondary thiamine-phosphate synthase enzyme YjbQ encodes the protein MKLYQQAIRLQERKRGFHLITQEVVQALPQLRELKEGMCQVFIQHTSAALTINENADPTVRKDFEMFFNKTVRENDPQYLHTDEGPDDMPAHLKAALLGSAVTIPVRNGRLALGTWQGIYLCEHRNEGGERNLVITAWGQ